The genomic segment GGATCACACCCACGCATTTGTGACCAACTGGGCCTTGAACCGCGGCAAACATGTCTATTGTGAAAAGCCGCTGGTCAACAGTGTGGCCGAGGCGCGCCTCATCCGCGATACCTGGCTTAAGAATAAGAATAAGCTTGCCACGCAGGTTGGGACGCAGCGGCATCAGTTCTCGAATTTTAACCGCGTGCGCGAGATGATCCGCGACGGCGCCATAGGCAAACTCCAAGAGGTCAGCGCGTGGGGTAACCGCAAGGTCCGGCGCGACGGCTATATGCCGTCCGAAGGCCCCGCGCCCAGCTACATCAATTATGACCTCTGGCTTGGCCCGTCGCCGTTTCATCCCTACAACTCAGAATATTTCAAGGGCGGCTGTTTGCATTGGGACATGTATTGGGATTGGGGTAGCGGCCAGGTCGGAGACATGGGCAGCCACACGATGGACTTGGCCTGGAACGCCATCGACGCCGGCTTGCCTACCACGGCCGAAGGGACCGGCGATCCGTTTAATCCGCAAGTCACTCCGGTCAAACTCCAAACCCGTTTTGATATCCCCGCCAACGACTGGCGCTCCGAAATCAAGGTCTCCTGGTACCAAGGCGGCGCCTTGCCGGAATCTCCGCACCCGGGCATCGACCTGGATAAAATAGGCCACGGGGTGATGTTCGACGGGTCCAGTGGCTGCCTGATAGCCGATTTCCAGAACCGGTTTCTCATGCCCCGCGGAAACGAATCGGACCTGACCTATTACCATCCCCGGAGAAAGGACCAGTTGCTGCCGCCCATGAAAGGCAATTTCCAGCAGGAATGGTTTAATGCCTGCAAGGGCGACCTCAAGACGTCATGCGACTTCGGCTATGGGACCGACATGATCGAGATGATGCTGTTGGGCCTGGTAGCTTACCGCGTCGGCCGCAAAATTAAATACGACGGCGCTGCGGGCCGGGTGCTCGACTGCTCCGACGCCAACGGCTTGCTCCACCACACCTACCGCGAGGGTTGGACCCTGGACGGCTGACTTAAGACCCTGAACTGCTAATCGCCGATGTTCGCTAGTCTGCTGTATAGGTCGTTCATTCATGTAGTGTTCTCATCCGGTACTACTGGCATCCTGATATGTCTGGTGAGAAAAGCATTGTTTCGGGCAGTGTCGGCCAGGCACGCCGCCAGGTTCTTATGGGCTGTTTCATAAGTGAACCAGCCCTCATAGCCGATTTCAGAAAAGGCGGCAAAGGCGGCTTGCCAGTCGATCGGCCCCGGTTCCTCGATCAATTTGTTCCCATTCTTCACGTGCACTGCGCAGATGAGTTCCCGGCCGAGCAACTTTACTCCCGGGACGGCCTCGGCGCCGTGTCCGAAAGCAGCCATATTGTAAAGATCGTAATAGACGCGCGAATTACCGGGATGCCGGCTGCCGTGCGCACCACGCTCAGGTCGCCGACCATTTTCATCGTCGCGGCGCGGATACCGAGCTTGAGCGGGACCTGCCGCTCGCTTTGAGAAGGGACCTCCTCGGCGGTCAATCCACGCAGCGGGGGGGCACTGGTTGCCGCAACGGCCGCGGCGCAAACTTGCATAAATCGGCGTCGGGTGAAATTGCGACACTCATCGCTTG from the Verrucomicrobiia bacterium genome contains:
- a CDS encoding Gfo/Idh/MocA family oxidoreductase, yielding DHTHAFVTNWALNRGKHVYCEKPLVNSVAEARLIRDTWLKNKNKLATQVGTQRHQFSNFNRVREMIRDGAIGKLQEVSAWGNRKVRRDGYMPSEGPAPSYINYDLWLGPSPFHPYNSEYFKGGCLHWDMYWDWGSGQVGDMGSHTMDLAWNAIDAGLPTTAEGTGDPFNPQVTPVKLQTRFDIPANDWRSEIKVSWYQGGALPESPHPGIDLDKIGHGVMFDGSSGCLIADFQNRFLMPRGNESDLTYYHPRRKDQLLPPMKGNFQQEWFNACKGDLKTSCDFGYGTDMIEMMLLGLVAYRVGRKIKYDGAAGRVLDCSDANGLLHHTYREGWTLDG